Proteins from a genomic interval of Alosa alosa isolate M-15738 ecotype Scorff River chromosome 8, AALO_Geno_1.1, whole genome shotgun sequence:
- the LOC125299326 gene encoding trace amine-associated receptor 9-like — MTLYPNNTNQDFQVSPSTLLFYTCGATLVVLTVCGNMLVIISISHFKQLHTPTNFLIVSLATADLIVGTADVPFQLVFKNPGLHIDTTLYYVAFMCSSYVTFLSIYNVALISLDRFYALSNPFQYSKKVTVKVISIVICSMWFISFMYNLAFFYFTAISTEDQGLESLGIWANIDFIVSFLLPCCAIIILYIKIFVIARKHAISIRCTREQHISGTTKYRETFPRKHSERKAAMKLGILVIVFVMCLLPYFIISQLSTIVPATMVVHVTDTTLTILQLNSAINPIIYALLYPWFRRCAKLILTLRIFRRDSSLSNVLTKTGPQ; from the coding sequence ATGACATTATACCCCAACAACACAAACCAAGATTTTCAGGTGTCACCTTCTACTCTCCTTTTCTATACCTGTGGAGCTACACTTGTCGTCTTGACCGTCTGTGGAAACATGCTTGTGATCATCTCTATCTCACACTTCAAGCAGCtccacacaccaacaaactTCTTAATTGTTTCACTTGCTACAGCTGATCTGATTGTTGGCACAGCTGATGTGCCATTTCAGTTGGTGTTCAAGAATCCAGGCTTGCACATTGATACAACCCTTTATTACGTAGCTTTCATGTGTTCTTCATATGTTACATTTCTGTCTATTTACAATGTGGCCTTAATTTCCCTGGATCGGTTTTATGCTTTGAGCAACCCATTTCAGTACTCAAAGAAAGTCACAGTCAAAGTCATTTCTATTGTAATTTGCTCAATGTGGTTTATTTCATTTATGTATAACCtggcttttttttatttcactgcaATAAGCACAGAGGACCAAGGTTTAGAAAGTCTTGGGATCTGGGCAAACATAGACTTTATAGTCTCTTTCCTCTTACCATGTTGTGCCATCATTATTTTGTACATCAAGATATTTGTTATTGCTAGAAAACATGCCATAAGCATTAGGTGCACCAGAGAACAACACATTTCAGGTACTACAAAGTATAGAGAGACTTTTCCTAGAAAACATTCAGAGAGGAAAGCTGCCATGAAACTTGGGATTCTTGTCAttgtgtttgtcatgtgtttATTGCCATATTTTATAATTAGTCAGTTAAGTACCATTGTTCCAGCTACAATGGTTGTTCACGTTACAGATACAACTCTGACTATATTACAACTGAACTCTGCAATTAATCCAATAATTTATGCTCTCCTCTACCCCTGGTTCAGAAGATGTGCAAAGCTCATCCTCACATTAAGGATTTTCCGTCGTGACTCCTCTCTTAGCAATGTACTTACAAAAACTGGGCCACAGTGA
- the LOC125299675 gene encoding trace amine-associated receptor 13c-like: TINFQLTFVSVYNISFIAVDRYFALSNPFLYSKKVSLSIAFIITIHIWIVSLFYNCALLYFNGYFRNKCPDRCLPFVDEVWSTVDLVVVFILPCATIIILYLKVFFIARRHAVLIRAALKDQKQPDVQNNGDSMRLKRKAAKVLGIIVSVFLICLITYYVCMLLFDVLAQSYDSVVNTMLTLFFLNSTINPIIYALFYSWFQKSIKLILTFRICRADSSLINVLSSN; encoded by the coding sequence ACAATTAATTTCCAGTTGACATTTGTCTCTGTATACAATATTTCTTTCATTGCTGTTGACCGTTACTTTGCCTTAAGCAATCCTTTCCTCTATTCCAAAAAGGTATCGCTGTCTATAGCATTCATTATAACAATACACATTTGGATTGTGTCACTGTTTTACAACTGTGCACTTCTTTACTTTAATGGGTACTTCAGAAACAAATGTCCAGATAGATGCCttccatttgtggatgaagtgtgGTCTACTGTTgatcttgttgttgtttttattttaccgTGTGCCACTATCATAATTCTGTACCTAAAAGTATTTTTCATTGCAAGAAGGCACGCAGTCTTAATCAGAGCTGCACTCAAGGACCAGAAACAACCGGATGTCCAGAACAATGGCGACTCAATGAGATTGAAGAGAAAAGCTGCCAAAGTCCTTGGAATTATTGTGTCAGTGTTTTTGATATGTTTAATAACCTATTATGTTTGTATGTTACTATTTGATGTGTTAGCCCAATCATATGACAGTGTGGTAAATACCATGTTAACACTATTTTTCCTTAATTCTACCATCAACCCCATAATTTATGCCTTGTTCTATTCTtggtttcaaaaaagtataaaattAATTCTCACATTTAGAATATGCAGGGCCGACTCCTCACTGATAAATGTTCTCTCAAGTAACTGA